The genomic region CTCTGCTTTTGGTTGGACAGATCGGATGCGGAGATCCTACCATAGGCCCTCCTTTTCAGATGAATTCCATCGCAGCTGCGGTACTGGGAGGCGTCGCCTTTACCGGCGGTGTGGGCATGATGAGAGGGGCTCTTATCGGCGCTTTCATAAATACAAGTCTTCTAAACATTCTGTTTTTTGCCGGTGCGTCGCCTTATTTTCAAAAGGTAGTACAGGGACTTATACTTATAGCTGTCATCGGCGTTAAAGCTGTCGAGTATTATCGCAAGGGGGATGAGGAATGATTATGTCTAAAGCTACGCTAAAAAAAGCCGTGTCAGAGCCCGTTTTCCTTGTGTCCGTGTTGACGGTCGCGCTGTGGATAGGCTCCAGCTTGTCGATCAGCGGCTTTAATACCTGGTCGCATAATATAACTTTTGCACAGGCGGCGGTGTATCTGGGCTTTATGGCCGTAGGTCAGGCCATCGTTGTAATTTCAGGCGGTTTTGATTTGTCCATAGCCAATGTAGTCACTATGGCTTCGGTTGTTACCAGCGCTATGACACAGGGCGGCCACAGCGCCGGATTTGCCATCGGAGCGGCGCTGCTTTTAGCGATCGTTGTGGGCGTATTTAACGGCGCGGGTGTCACATTCCTGCGTATTCCGCCTATGATTATGACGCTGGCCACGATGACCATTATTGACGGCAGCTTGCTTTTGGCTACGGACGGGACGCCGCCTTTCGGGGTTCCGCCTTTGGTCACGTTTTTGGCAAAGGGGCAATTTATTCCGGGCATTCCGAACGTCCTTTTAATATACGCCGTGTTTATGTGCGTTGCCGTAACTTTTATGCTAAGCGCAAAATG from Treponema parvum harbors:
- a CDS encoding ABC transporter permease; protein product: MSKATLKKAVSEPVFLVSVLTVALWIGSSLSISGFNTWSHNITFAQAAVYLGFMAVGQAIVVISGGFDLSIANVVTMASVVTSAMTQGGHSAGFAIGAALLLAIVVGVFNGAGVTFLRIPPMIMTLATMTIIDGSLLLATDGTPPFGVPPLVTFLAKGQFIPGIPNVLLIYAVFMCVAVTFMLSAKWGRRIYAMGTNERAAWLSGVRIFPMKFLIYVISSLCGGISGILLTGYIGSTYLTIGAPYMMFTVAATVMGGIAITGGKGNFAGVIAGTFLFIIIKDILQVIQMPQAGRELAQGLLILLMILLYGREKRQR